The Victivallis sp. Marseille-Q1083 genome has a window encoding:
- the rfbD gene encoding dTDP-4-dehydrorhamnose reductase, translating into MRILLTGGNGMLGRTLQQRLTGFDVVPTDLPAADITDAAGIDRLIAAERPEAVIHCAALTAVDACETAVETAYRINAAGSGNVAAACHRHGVRLIAISTDYVFRGDARQPYHEFDRPDPQTIYGRSKYGGEQLIRRHCPNHVIARVSWLYGPGGPSFVHTMLKLADGSRPVLKVVADQVGNPTSTLAAADGLRQLLIRPELVGTFHLTCEGEASWYEFAREIFALAGIRQTVVPCSTQEYPLPAPRPANSRLEKLMLRLHRMPPMPHWRDALRDFLTRTISPSVIGNQ; encoded by the coding sequence ATGAGAATATTGTTGACCGGCGGCAACGGCATGCTCGGACGCACCCTGCAGCAGCGTCTGACCGGATTCGACGTCGTTCCGACCGATTTGCCGGCGGCCGATATCACCGACGCCGCCGGAATTGACCGGCTCATTGCCGCCGAACGGCCGGAGGCGGTCATCCATTGCGCCGCGCTGACCGCCGTCGACGCCTGCGAAACGGCGGTCGAAACGGCTTACCGCATCAATGCCGCCGGCAGCGGCAATGTCGCCGCCGCCTGCCACCGGCACGGCGTCCGGCTGATCGCCATCTCGACCGATTACGTCTTTCGCGGCGACGCCAGACAGCCTTATCATGAATTCGACCGGCCCGATCCGCAGACAATCTACGGCCGCAGCAAATACGGCGGCGAGCAGTTGATCCGCCGCCATTGTCCGAATCACGTCATCGCCCGGGTTTCCTGGCTGTACGGCCCCGGCGGACCAAGTTTTGTCCACACCATGCTGAAGCTGGCCGACGGCAGCCGGCCGGTCCTGAAGGTAGTCGCCGACCAGGTCGGCAATCCGACCAGTACGCTGGCGGCGGCCGACGGACTGCGGCAACTGCTGATCCGGCCGGAACTGGTCGGCACCTTTCATCTGACCTGCGAAGGAGAAGCCTCCTGGTATGAGTTCGCCCGGGAAATTTTCGCCCTGGCCGGCATCCGGCAAACGGTCGTGCCCTGTTCGACGCAGGAATATCCGCTGCCGGCGCCGCGTCCGGCCAATTCGCGGCTTGAGAAATTGATGCTGCGGCTTCATCGGATGCCGCCGATGCCGCACTGGCGCGACGCGCTGCGCGATTTTCTGACCCGGACGATTTCCCCTTCGGTCATCGGAAACCAATAG
- the rfbC gene encoding dTDP-4-dehydrorhamnose 3,5-epimerase, which yields MNVSTTAIDGVLLIEPKVFGDARGCFFESYNRARFQAAGIAADFIQDNESRSRYGVLRGLHYQRPPYAQAKLVRVIAGRALDIVVDLRRSSPTFSQHVAVELSGENKRQLFVPRGMAHGFAVLSDEVIFAYKCDNYYAPDYERTIRFDDPALGIDWLIPAAEALLSPKDLKGVPFVAAELFD from the coding sequence ATGAATGTATCGACCACTGCGATTGACGGCGTGCTGCTGATCGAACCGAAGGTGTTCGGCGACGCGCGCGGCTGTTTCTTCGAATCCTACAACCGGGCCCGGTTCCAAGCGGCCGGCATTGCCGCCGATTTCATCCAGGACAATGAATCGCGGTCCCGCTACGGCGTCCTGCGCGGGCTGCACTACCAACGCCCGCCCTATGCGCAGGCCAAACTGGTGCGGGTCATCGCCGGGCGCGCGCTGGATATCGTCGTCGACCTCCGCCGCAGTTCGCCGACCTTCAGCCAACACGTCGCCGTCGAATTGTCGGGCGAAAACAAGCGGCAACTCTTCGTGCCGCGCGGCATGGCGCACGGTTTCGCGGTGCTGTCCGACGAGGTGATTTTCGCTTACAAATGCGACAACTATTATGCGCCGGACTACGAACGCACCATTCGTTTCGACGATCCGGCGCTCGGCATCGACTGGCTGATTCCGGCGGCGGAAGCGTTGTTGTCGCCCAAGGATCTCAAGGGAGTGCCGTTCGTCGCGGCGGAACTCTTCGACTGA
- the rfbA gene encoding glucose-1-phosphate thymidylyltransferase RfbA, with translation MKGIVLAGGTGSRLYPVTLGVSKQLLPVYDKPMIYYPLSVLMQAGIREILVITTPEDQSGFLRLLGDGSQFGIRLDYAVQPSPDGLAQAFLIGETFLGGDRVALVLGDNIFHGAGLGRLLRRAARRQCGATIFGYYVRDPERFGVVTFDAAGQAVSIEEKPPHPQSNYAVTGLYFYDNNVIEIAKAVRPSARGELEITSVNSEYLRRGQLTVERLCRGYAWLDTGTHDSLLEAADFIRTIERRQGLQVACLEEIAWENGWLSAEEVLAQAQHLLKTEYGQYLMRRLNEGKNECIDHCD, from the coding sequence ATGAAAGGCATTGTCCTGGCCGGCGGCACCGGCAGCCGCCTCTATCCGGTGACGCTCGGCGTCTCCAAGCAACTGCTGCCGGTGTACGACAAACCGATGATCTATTACCCGCTGTCGGTGCTGATGCAAGCCGGCATCCGGGAAATTCTGGTGATCACCACCCCGGAGGACCAAAGCGGTTTTCTGCGGTTGCTGGGCGACGGCAGCCAATTCGGCATCCGGCTCGATTATGCGGTCCAACCGTCGCCGGACGGCTTGGCCCAGGCATTCCTGATCGGTGAAACCTTCCTCGGCGGCGACCGGGTCGCCCTGGTGCTCGGCGACAATATTTTTCACGGCGCCGGCCTGGGGCGGCTGCTGCGCCGGGCGGCGCGGCGGCAATGCGGCGCGACCATCTTCGGCTATTACGTCCGCGATCCGGAACGGTTCGGCGTGGTGACTTTCGATGCCGCCGGCCAAGCGGTTTCCATCGAGGAAAAACCGCCGCATCCGCAATCGAATTACGCGGTCACCGGTTTGTATTTCTACGACAACAACGTCATCGAGATCGCCAAAGCGGTCCGGCCTTCGGCCCGCGGCGAACTGGAAATCACTTCGGTCAACAGCGAATACCTGCGCCGCGGCCAGTTGACGGTGGAACGCCTGTGCCGCGGCTATGCCTGGCTGGACACCGGCACCCACGACAGCTTGCTGGAGGCGGCCGACTTCATCCGGACCATTGAACGCCGGCAGGGACTGCAGGTCGCCTGTCTGGAGGAAATCGCCTGGGAAAATGGCTGGCTGAGCGCGGAAGAAGTTCTGGCCCAGGCGCAACATCTGCTGAAAACGGAATACGGCCAATACCTGATGCGCCGTTTGAACGAGGGAAAAAATGAATGTATCGACCACTGCGATTGA
- the rfbB gene encoding dTDP-glucose 4,6-dehydratase, with amino-acid sequence MTGKKFIVTGGAGFIGSAVVRRLLQYTPHEVCVIDKLTYAGNLESLEPVAHLPTYRFERADICDRPAVEAIFDDFRPDAVMHLAAESHVDRSIDAPGEFVQTNIVGTYTLLEAARRYWQGLPAGRQAAFRFHHISTDEVFGDLKGPGDYFRETTPYAPSSPYSASKAASDHLVRAWQRTFQLPTLVTNCSNNYGPYHFPEKLIPLMILNALDGKPLPVYGDGGQIRDWLYVEDHAAALLKVITEGTPGQTYNIGGNHEKTNLEVVRLICALLDELRPRADGKSYREQITFVADRPGHDLRYAIDASKIRRELHWQPQETFASGLRKTVLWYLEHKDTWCRRVLDGSYRLERLGLGGKPS; translated from the coding sequence ATGACCGGAAAAAAATTCATCGTCACCGGCGGCGCCGGTTTCATCGGCTCCGCCGTGGTGCGCCGCCTGCTGCAATATACGCCGCATGAAGTGTGCGTGATCGACAAACTTACCTATGCGGGCAATCTCGAATCGCTGGAACCGGTCGCCCATCTGCCAACTTACCGTTTCGAACGGGCCGATATCTGCGACCGGCCGGCGGTGGAAGCGATTTTCGATGACTTCCGCCCCGACGCGGTCATGCACCTGGCCGCCGAATCCCATGTCGACCGCTCGATCGACGCGCCGGGAGAATTCGTCCAGACCAACATCGTCGGCACTTACACGCTGCTGGAAGCGGCCCGCCGTTACTGGCAGGGCCTGCCGGCCGGGCGGCAGGCGGCGTTCCGGTTCCACCACATTTCCACCGACGAGGTGTTCGGCGATCTGAAAGGCCCCGGCGATTACTTCCGGGAAACCACCCCTTACGCGCCTTCGTCGCCCTATTCGGCCAGCAAAGCGGCCTCCGACCATCTGGTGCGCGCCTGGCAGCGGACCTTTCAACTGCCGACGCTGGTGACCAATTGCTCCAACAATTACGGGCCGTATCACTTCCCGGAGAAATTGATTCCGCTGATGATCCTCAATGCGCTGGACGGCAAACCGCTGCCGGTATACGGCGACGGCGGGCAGATCCGCGACTGGCTCTATGTCGAAGACCATGCCGCGGCGCTTCTCAAAGTCATCACCGAAGGAACGCCCGGCCAGACCTACAACATCGGCGGCAACCACGAAAAGACCAATCTGGAAGTCGTCCGCCTCATCTGTGCGTTGCTCGATGAGTTGCGGCCGCGCGCCGACGGCAAATCGTACCGGGAACAGATCACTTTCGTCGCCGACCGACCGGGTCACGATCTGCGCTATGCGATCGACGCGTCGAAAATCCGCCGGGAACTGCACTGGCAGCCGCAGGAAACCTTCGCCAGCGGCCTGCGCAAGACGGTCCTCTGGTACCTGGAACACAAAGACACCTGGTGCCGGCGGGTGCTGGACGGCTCCTACCGGCTGGAACGGCTCGGTTTGGGAGGCAAACCGTCATGA